Genomic DNA from Mesorhizobium sp. 131-2-1:
CGCTCGGGCCGGCTGCTCGACCGCATGCTGGCGGCTATCGGCCTCGACCGCACATCGGCCTATATCGCCAATGTCATCCCCTGGCGGCCGCCGGGCAACCGCACGCCGACGCCGCACGAGACCGAAATCTGCCGCCCGTTCATCGAAAGGCAGATCGAGCTGGTCAACCCCAAGGTGCTGGTCAATCTCGGCGGCCCCTCGGCCAAGACCTTGCTCAACACCACCGAGGGTATCCTGCGATTGCGCGGCAACTGGCGCACGCATACGACCGCGTCCGGCACCATCATTCCCGCCATGCCGACGCTGCATCCGGCCTATCTGTTGAGGACGCCGGCGCACAAGAAGCTGGCCTGGCGGGATTTTCTGGAGGTGAAGGCGAAGCTGAGAGGGTTGGAGTGAAACATCTCCCTTCCTCCCCCTGGGGGAGAAGGAGATGGCGCCATAACCTCCCGGGTAATTGAATTGCTCCCCTCGCCGCCTTAGTCCTTCCCGCATGACCACATCCGAAACCTCCGCCGGCAGCCTGATCCGCGAATGGCGCACGCGCCGGCGCATGAGCCAGCTCGACCTCGCCATGGAGGCCGAGATCTCGCAGCGCCATCTCTCCTTCGTCGAGAGCGGCCGCGCCCAGCCCTCGCGCGAGATGGTGCTGCACCTGGCCGAGCAGCTTTCAATCCCGCTGCGGCAGCGCAACCGGCTGCTGCTCGCGGCGGGTTTCGCGCCGAGCTTCAGCGAGAAGCCGCTTTCCGATGCGTCGCTGGCGCCGGCCATGGCGGCGGTCGAGACGGTGCTTCGAGGGCATGAGCCCTTCCCGGCGCTGGCCGTGGACCGGCACTGGAACCTTGTTTCAGCCAACGCCGCGATCGGCCCGTTCCTCGCCGACGTTTCCGAGCCGTCGCTGCTCCAGCCCCCGGTCAATGTGCTGCGGCTCAGCCTGCATCCCGGCGGTGTTGCGCCGCGCATCGTCAACCTCGCCGAATGGCGCGCGCACCTGCTGGAACGGCTGCAGCACCAGAACGACGCCACCGGCGACCCCGTGCTCGTCGCGCTCGAGCAAGAGCTGCGCGCCTATCCATCGGGCCTGAAGAGCGGACGCCCGGCACCGGTCGAGCCGAGCGGCATCGTCCATCCGCTGCGACTCGCGCATGGCGATGCCGTGCTCTCATTCATCAGCACGACCACCGTCTTCGGCACGCCGCTCGACGTCACGCTGTCGGAACTGGCGATCGAATCCTTCTTCCCGGCCGACGAGCAGACGCGGTCGGCGCTGGTGCGATTGGCCAAGGAGCGGGCCGAACGGTCGTGATCAGCCCTGCGGCGGCGTCGCTCTCCTGATGCGAGTGCGCTCCAGCCCCAATTGCCGCTCGCGCCAGATGATGAAGATGCCGGCCGCGACCACGATCACGCCGCCGACCAGCGTGTTGAGCGCCGCTACGTCGCCGAACACCAGATAGCCGACGACGACGCCGAGGAGCATCGATGTGTATTCGAACGGCGCCACGACGGAAGCCTCGGCGTGGCGGTAGGCGGCCGTCATCAGAATC
This window encodes:
- a CDS encoding helix-turn-helix domain-containing protein — encoded protein: MTTSETSAGSLIREWRTRRRMSQLDLAMEAEISQRHLSFVESGRAQPSREMVLHLAEQLSIPLRQRNRLLLAAGFAPSFSEKPLSDASLAPAMAAVETVLRGHEPFPALAVDRHWNLVSANAAIGPFLADVSEPSLLQPPVNVLRLSLHPGGVAPRIVNLAEWRAHLLERLQHQNDATGDPVLVALEQELRAYPSGLKSGRPAPVEPSGIVHPLRLAHGDAVLSFISTTTVFGTPLDVTLSELAIESFFPADEQTRSALVRLAKERAERS